A region from the Cuculus canorus isolate bCucCan1 chromosome 14, bCucCan1.pri, whole genome shotgun sequence genome encodes:
- the HK3 gene encoding hexokinase-3 isoform X1, producing MLAMSPYPWCPCGRGGCRGRTASRLSTGGPATQCLARGAQRRVASSRRCGARGGRGDAAAAHQPRRGCWSSPSHRLGHRIDAPSCSPVQRALLALTLPLETLQLVKGRMLRAIREGLSRQTHAQAKVQMLPTYICSTPDGTEKGDILVVELGQSHVRTLWVTLLGDGNQNPQMRDKTFDLPAGIKQGKGEVLFDFLAQCVSQFLTDIGNPQQHIPLGFVFPFSCRKQQLHKAELISWSKGFSCSDVEGKDVVQLLQWSINKQEIYHVEVVALINNTVGTMMTCSMEGKPCEVALIVGSGTNSCFMAPAHLVEMAEETSGRMCVNTEWGCFGDDGTLSDILTSYDEHVDHESSNPGERRFEKLVGSLYLGEIVRHVLIALTVEKALFVGNDVTVLKTKDALKTQQVLEIISKEDGVIEARRALEALGLQPSERDCCRVQQICRAVVSRAAALSAAGLAAILSHMCQTRELELLVVNVGVEGDLYQGYSRFKEILQGVTAMLSPECVATFLPSVDSTGRGAAIVTAVALRLAAKREEVDQMLAPLRLSRADLQHVQALMRQEMELGLGRESNANASLRMLPTYVRNTPDGTEQGEFLALDLGGTNFRVLLVRVAQDICITSEIYVIPTAIMHGTGEALFDHIIDCMRDFQLNQNLKEQVLPLGFTFSFPCQQLGLNKAVLLSWTKGFSASGCVGRDVVQMLQEAAQRKNFGLNVVAVVNDTVGTMMSCGYDDPKCEIGLIVGTGTNACYMEEMRNVGTVEGEQGRMCINMEWGAFGDNGCLDNIFTDFDLMVDKTTINVGRQRFEKLISGMYLGEIVRHILLAMVDKQLLFCGKPCPQLQTRDIFKTKFLSTIEIDGLALRQVQTILQNLEIQASFEDSTLVREVCETVSLRAAQLCGAGMAAVVEKMRDNRGLDRMAVTVGADGTLYKMHPRFSQRLQQTLEDLAPNCTVTFLRSEDGSGKGAALVAAVACRGAEPEEQPLLPPTPQ from the exons ATGCTGGCCATGTCCCCATATCCTTGGTGTCCCTGTGGCAGGGGAGGCTGCAGGGGCAGGACAGCCTCCAGGCTGAGCACCGGGGGTCCTGCGACCCAGTGCCTGGCCAGGGGCGCTCAGCGCCGCGTCGCTTCGTCGAGACGATGTGGGGCACGTGGAGGGCGGGGCGATGCTGCGGCCGCCCATCAGCCGAGGCGGGGCTGCTG GTCCTCCCCGAGCCACCGGCTGGGACACCGAATCGATGCCCCCTCCTGCTCGCCG GTGCAGCGAGCTCTGCTGGCGCTCACCCTCCCGCTGGAGACGCTGCAGCTGGTGAAGGGCCGCATGCTGCGTGCCATACGCGAGGGGCTGAGCCGGCAGACGCACGCGCAGGCCAAGGTGCAGATGCTGCCCACCTACATCTGCTCCACGCCCGACGGCACAG AGAAGGGTGACATTCTGGTGGTGGAGCTGGGCCAGAGCCACGTCCGGACCCTGTGGGTGACCCTCCTTGGTGACGgaaaccaaaacccccaaatgaGAGACAAGACCTTCGATCTGCCGGCAGGCATCAAGCAGGGCAAGGGGGAAGTG CTCTTTGACTTCCTTGCTCAATGCGTGTCCCAGTTCCTGACAGACATTGGCAACCCTCAGCAGCACATTCCCTTGGGCTTCGTCTTCCCCTTCAGCtgcaggaagcagcagctgcacaag GCAGAACTCATCTCCTGGTCCAAGGGCTTCAGCTGCAGTGACGTGGAGGGAAAGGACGTGGTGCAGTTGCTGCAGTGGTCCATCAACAAACAGGAG ATCTACCACGTGGAAGTTGTTGCCCTGATAAACAACACGGTGGGCACCATGATGACCTGCAGCATGGAGGGGAAACCCTGTGAGGTCGCTTTGATTGTGG GTTCAGGCACCAACAGCTGCTTCATGGCCCCAGCACATCTGGTGGAGATGGCGGAGGAGACCAGTGGGCGGATGTGTGTCAACACCGAGTGGGGCTGCTTTGGGGATGACGGCACCCTGAGTGACATCCTGACATCTTATGACGAGCACGTGGACCATGAGTCCTCCAACCCTGGGGAGAGGAG GTTTGAGAAGCTGGTGGGCAGCCTGTACCTGGGGGAGATCGTCCGGCACGTGCTGATCGCCCTGACTGTAGAGAAAGCGCTCTTCGTTGGGAACGATGTCACTGTCTTGAAGACCAAGGATGCACTCAAGACCCAGCAGGTCCTGGAGATCATCAG CAAGGAGGATGGCGTGATCGAGGCGAGGAGGGCTCTGGAggctctggggctgcagcccagcGAGCGGGATTGCTGCCGGGTACAGCAGATCTGCCGGGCGGTGGTGAGCCGCGCTGCTGCGCTCTCCGCTGCCGGGCTGGCTGCCATCCTCAGCCACATGTGCCAGACCCGGGAGCTGGAGCTGTTGGTAGTGAATGTGGGCGTGGAAGGCGATTTGTACCAGGGCTACAGTAG GTTCAAGGAGATCCTGCAGGGTGTGACCGCGATGCTATCCCCTGAGTGCGTGGCCACCTTCCTGCCCTCCGTGGATAGCACTGGGCGAGGGGCAGCCATAGTAACAGCGGTGGCTTTGCGCTTGGCAGCCAAGCGTGAAGAGGTGGACCAGATGCTGGCCCCGCTGCGGCTGAGCCGCGCTGACCTGCAGCACGTCCAGGCACTGATGAGGCAGGAgatggagctggggctgggcagggagagCAATGCCAACGCCTCCCTCCGCATGCTGCCCACCTATGTTCGCAACACACCCGATGGCACCG AGCAAGGTGAATTCTTGGCATTGGACCTGGGAGGAACCAATTTCCGAGTGCTCTTGGTGCGCGTAGCACAGGACATTTGCATAACCAGCGAGATCTATGTCATCCCAACTGCCATCATGCATGGCACCGGCGAAGCG CTCTTTGACCACATCATCGACTGCATGAGGGACTTTCAGTTGAATCAAAACCTGAAGGAGCAGGTCCTGCCGCTTGGCTtcactttctccttcccctgccagcagctgggTCTGAATAAG gcagtgctgctgagctggaCCAAAGGCTTCAGTGCCTCAGGCTGCGTGGGACGGGATGTTGTTCAGATGCTGCAGGAGGCTGCCCAGCGCAAG AACTTTGGGCTGAATGTGGTGGCTGTGGTCAACGACACCGTGGGAACCATGATGTCCTGTGGCTATGATGACCCCAAATGTGAAATCGGCCTCATCGTGG ggacagggaccaATGCCTGCTACATGGAGGAGATGCGGAATGTGGGCACCGTGGAAGGGGAGCAGGGCCGCATGTGCATCAACATGGAGTGGGGAGCCTTTGGAGACAACGGCTGCCTGGACAACATTTTCACTGACTTCGACTTGATGGTGGACAAGACAACAATCAACGTGGGCAGGCAGAG GTTTGAGAAGCTCATCAGTGGCATGTACCTGGGCGAGATTGTGCGTCACATCCTACTGGCGATGGTGGACAAACAGCTCCTGTTCTGTGGCAAGCCCTGCCCCCAACTCCAGaccagggacatcttcaagACTAAGTTCCTCTCCACCATTGAGAT CGATGGGCTGGCCCTAAGGCAGGTACAGACCATCCTGCAGAACCTGGAAATCCAGGCGAGCTTCGAGGACAGCACGCTGGTGCGGGAGGTGTGTGAGACCGTGTCCTTGCGGGCGGCCCAGCTCTGTGGTGCTGGCATGGCTGCTGTGGTAGAGAAGATGCGGGACAACCGGGGCCTGGACCGCATGGCTGTCACCGTGGGGGCAGATGGCACCTTGTACAAGATGCACCCACG CTTCTCCCAGCGCCTCCAGCAGACCCTAGAGGACCTGGCACCCAACTGCACTGTCACCTTCCTGCGATCAGAGGACGGCTCGGGGAAAGGGGCTGCGCTGGTGGCAGCCGTGGCGTGCCGTGGGGCCGAGCCCGAGGAACAACCACTGCTACCACCAACCCCTCAATAA
- the HK3 gene encoding hexokinase-3 isoform X2 — protein sequence MLRAIREGLSRQTHAQAKVQMLPTYICSTPDGTEKGDILVVELGQSHVRTLWVTLLGDGNQNPQMRDKTFDLPAGIKQGKGEVLFDFLAQCVSQFLTDIGNPQQHIPLGFVFPFSCRKQQLHKAELISWSKGFSCSDVEGKDVVQLLQWSINKQEIYHVEVVALINNTVGTMMTCSMEGKPCEVALIVGSGTNSCFMAPAHLVEMAEETSGRMCVNTEWGCFGDDGTLSDILTSYDEHVDHESSNPGERRFEKLVGSLYLGEIVRHVLIALTVEKALFVGNDVTVLKTKDALKTQQVLEIISKEDGVIEARRALEALGLQPSERDCCRVQQICRAVVSRAAALSAAGLAAILSHMCQTRELELLVVNVGVEGDLYQGYSRFKEILQGVTAMLSPECVATFLPSVDSTGRGAAIVTAVALRLAAKREEVDQMLAPLRLSRADLQHVQALMRQEMELGLGRESNANASLRMLPTYVRNTPDGTEQGEFLALDLGGTNFRVLLVRVAQDICITSEIYVIPTAIMHGTGEALFDHIIDCMRDFQLNQNLKEQVLPLGFTFSFPCQQLGLNKAVLLSWTKGFSASGCVGRDVVQMLQEAAQRKNFGLNVVAVVNDTVGTMMSCGYDDPKCEIGLIVGTGTNACYMEEMRNVGTVEGEQGRMCINMEWGAFGDNGCLDNIFTDFDLMVDKTTINVGRQRFEKLISGMYLGEIVRHILLAMVDKQLLFCGKPCPQLQTRDIFKTKFLSTIEIDGLALRQVQTILQNLEIQASFEDSTLVREVCETVSLRAAQLCGAGMAAVVEKMRDNRGLDRMAVTVGADGTLYKMHPRFSQRLQQTLEDLAPNCTVTFLRSEDGSGKGAALVAAVACRGAEPEEQPLLPPTPQ from the exons ATGCTGCGTGCCATACGCGAGGGGCTGAGCCGGCAGACGCACGCGCAGGCCAAGGTGCAGATGCTGCCCACCTACATCTGCTCCACGCCCGACGGCACAG AGAAGGGTGACATTCTGGTGGTGGAGCTGGGCCAGAGCCACGTCCGGACCCTGTGGGTGACCCTCCTTGGTGACGgaaaccaaaacccccaaatgaGAGACAAGACCTTCGATCTGCCGGCAGGCATCAAGCAGGGCAAGGGGGAAGTG CTCTTTGACTTCCTTGCTCAATGCGTGTCCCAGTTCCTGACAGACATTGGCAACCCTCAGCAGCACATTCCCTTGGGCTTCGTCTTCCCCTTCAGCtgcaggaagcagcagctgcacaag GCAGAACTCATCTCCTGGTCCAAGGGCTTCAGCTGCAGTGACGTGGAGGGAAAGGACGTGGTGCAGTTGCTGCAGTGGTCCATCAACAAACAGGAG ATCTACCACGTGGAAGTTGTTGCCCTGATAAACAACACGGTGGGCACCATGATGACCTGCAGCATGGAGGGGAAACCCTGTGAGGTCGCTTTGATTGTGG GTTCAGGCACCAACAGCTGCTTCATGGCCCCAGCACATCTGGTGGAGATGGCGGAGGAGACCAGTGGGCGGATGTGTGTCAACACCGAGTGGGGCTGCTTTGGGGATGACGGCACCCTGAGTGACATCCTGACATCTTATGACGAGCACGTGGACCATGAGTCCTCCAACCCTGGGGAGAGGAG GTTTGAGAAGCTGGTGGGCAGCCTGTACCTGGGGGAGATCGTCCGGCACGTGCTGATCGCCCTGACTGTAGAGAAAGCGCTCTTCGTTGGGAACGATGTCACTGTCTTGAAGACCAAGGATGCACTCAAGACCCAGCAGGTCCTGGAGATCATCAG CAAGGAGGATGGCGTGATCGAGGCGAGGAGGGCTCTGGAggctctggggctgcagcccagcGAGCGGGATTGCTGCCGGGTACAGCAGATCTGCCGGGCGGTGGTGAGCCGCGCTGCTGCGCTCTCCGCTGCCGGGCTGGCTGCCATCCTCAGCCACATGTGCCAGACCCGGGAGCTGGAGCTGTTGGTAGTGAATGTGGGCGTGGAAGGCGATTTGTACCAGGGCTACAGTAG GTTCAAGGAGATCCTGCAGGGTGTGACCGCGATGCTATCCCCTGAGTGCGTGGCCACCTTCCTGCCCTCCGTGGATAGCACTGGGCGAGGGGCAGCCATAGTAACAGCGGTGGCTTTGCGCTTGGCAGCCAAGCGTGAAGAGGTGGACCAGATGCTGGCCCCGCTGCGGCTGAGCCGCGCTGACCTGCAGCACGTCCAGGCACTGATGAGGCAGGAgatggagctggggctgggcagggagagCAATGCCAACGCCTCCCTCCGCATGCTGCCCACCTATGTTCGCAACACACCCGATGGCACCG AGCAAGGTGAATTCTTGGCATTGGACCTGGGAGGAACCAATTTCCGAGTGCTCTTGGTGCGCGTAGCACAGGACATTTGCATAACCAGCGAGATCTATGTCATCCCAACTGCCATCATGCATGGCACCGGCGAAGCG CTCTTTGACCACATCATCGACTGCATGAGGGACTTTCAGTTGAATCAAAACCTGAAGGAGCAGGTCCTGCCGCTTGGCTtcactttctccttcccctgccagcagctgggTCTGAATAAG gcagtgctgctgagctggaCCAAAGGCTTCAGTGCCTCAGGCTGCGTGGGACGGGATGTTGTTCAGATGCTGCAGGAGGCTGCCCAGCGCAAG AACTTTGGGCTGAATGTGGTGGCTGTGGTCAACGACACCGTGGGAACCATGATGTCCTGTGGCTATGATGACCCCAAATGTGAAATCGGCCTCATCGTGG ggacagggaccaATGCCTGCTACATGGAGGAGATGCGGAATGTGGGCACCGTGGAAGGGGAGCAGGGCCGCATGTGCATCAACATGGAGTGGGGAGCCTTTGGAGACAACGGCTGCCTGGACAACATTTTCACTGACTTCGACTTGATGGTGGACAAGACAACAATCAACGTGGGCAGGCAGAG GTTTGAGAAGCTCATCAGTGGCATGTACCTGGGCGAGATTGTGCGTCACATCCTACTGGCGATGGTGGACAAACAGCTCCTGTTCTGTGGCAAGCCCTGCCCCCAACTCCAGaccagggacatcttcaagACTAAGTTCCTCTCCACCATTGAGAT CGATGGGCTGGCCCTAAGGCAGGTACAGACCATCCTGCAGAACCTGGAAATCCAGGCGAGCTTCGAGGACAGCACGCTGGTGCGGGAGGTGTGTGAGACCGTGTCCTTGCGGGCGGCCCAGCTCTGTGGTGCTGGCATGGCTGCTGTGGTAGAGAAGATGCGGGACAACCGGGGCCTGGACCGCATGGCTGTCACCGTGGGGGCAGATGGCACCTTGTACAAGATGCACCCACG CTTCTCCCAGCGCCTCCAGCAGACCCTAGAGGACCTGGCACCCAACTGCACTGTCACCTTCCTGCGATCAGAGGACGGCTCGGGGAAAGGGGCTGCGCTGGTGGCAGCCGTGGCGTGCCGTGGGGCCGAGCCCGAGGAACAACCACTGCTACCACCAACCCCTCAATAA